A window of Sediminitomix flava genomic DNA:
TTTTGACCTAAAAAGTCAAGTATTAACTTCATCATTCTATCCCACTCAGAATCTCCCATAGTTTCAGGGTCTATAATCAAGTGTTGCCATTTTTTTCGCTTTGTTTTACCAACTGCATGTACTTGTTCCAGTTTCCAATTGCTGAGATGAGGTTGATCGATAAAGCTGTGGGCTTTCTTTATACTTATTGCTTCATCTTCGGGATTACAAAAAACAAGGGTAGGAGTATTAGGAATCTCGTCGGTTCTCAGTTCAAACTCTTTTACAGACTCGAATAGAAAACGGTAAAATTGAAAAGGAACAAAATAAGTATTTCTAACTCTATCTGGAGCAAGACTTGGTATGGGTAAACTGTCTAAAATTTGAGGAAGTGAATCTAGGCGAACAATATTAGTTCTCAAAAAACAAGCGGGTGCAAAAAAGATCTGTTTATCCACTTTAAGGTCTGGATGTTCCATTTGTAGTAATAATTGAAGTAAGCCTCCTAATGAATATCCAAAAAAGTAAACAGGTAAACGCTCTTCAAAAATATGCTCATATTGGAATTCTTCGATTTGCTCATAGGCTTGTACGAGGTCTTCTTCCCAAAAATTTCTTTTGATTTTTCCAGCCATCAATACTTTTTGCTCATGACCAGATAGCTGAACAATAAGCATATGTGCTTTGAGCATCTTTTGAAGATGTTCAGAAAGAGGGCTGAGTGCCTCTGTACTGTTGTTCATCCCGTGAACCAATAAGCAGATACACTCAGCTCCATCTAGTTTTTTTATTTTTATATCTCCCATCTTCTAAGCAAAAGCTGGAATTCCTGTGATTTCGGCTCCTAAAATTAAAAGGTGAATATC
This region includes:
- a CDS encoding serine aminopeptidase domain-containing protein, which translates into the protein MGDIKIKKLDGAECICLLVHGMNNSTEALSPLSEHLQKMLKAHMLIVQLSGHEQKVLMAGKIKRNFWEEDLVQAYEQIEEFQYEHIFEERLPVYFFGYSLGGLLQLLLQMEHPDLKVDKQIFFAPACFLRTNIVRLDSLPQILDSLPIPSLAPDRVRNTYFVPFQFYRFLFESVKEFELRTDEIPNTPTLVFCNPEDEAISIKKAHSFIDQPHLSNWKLEQVHAVGKTKRKKWQHLIIDPETMGDSEWDRMMKLILDFLGQNQLPSE